Within the Osmerus eperlanus chromosome 10, fOsmEpe2.1, whole genome shotgun sequence genome, the region CAACTTTAAGGCAGGGGTATCAATTAGATGTGTCCCAGTTTGAAATGGAGGCATATGTGCTTGCATGAACCTGTAGTTCACTTGCTGGTGTCTGTGATGTTTTATAAGCAAatgaacaggggaggagaggagggatggagtggtGGAAGGGTGGATGCACAAAgatgtggatggatggaaggatgaagaGGTGGATAGCTGGAGGTATTGAAGGGTGGTGGCTGGTCAGTGGTGAGTTCAGGGAGGTGTGCCCGTGGCTGTTAAGGCTTCTGTAAACAGATTTGTTGGCTATGCAAATGAGCCCAGCTGAGGAACAGGGGTGGAGCAAGGCGACTGGCAGGTAAAATGGGCAGGGTTGGGAGACTCAGAAGCTGAAGGGGCGGAGTTAGGAGTCTGGTAAGGCATTGGGGCGGAGTTAGGAGTCTGCTGTGCAGCATCTCAACATGCTCAGCTCTGTCTGAGAGATCCTTATATTTGGGATAAGGACAAGATGGTACTGTCATATTGAGTGTTTTTGGACCAGTGAGCCCTTTAGTCCAGTTGGTTACAGAATGTGACTGTACATTGAGAACTGCAGTGCTTTGTGGAATGTTGACAGAGAAGAGGGACAGAATACAGAGACGGAGTGTTCAGACAACTGCACCACACCTGACAGTCTTCACTATGCTCTTCCTTATGGCCCAGTCCTCTAGACCTTGCCTCAGTATACCTAAGGATTTAATACAGTCAGTTTAGTACATTCAATTGTGTTTGTTCAATGACCACACACATTTAGATTTGAACTTTTTTGTGTACCTTGCTGGTGTATCAATGGAATCGATATGTCCACCCAGGTCTGTTCTTCTGAGTTAAGAGTAGAAGGAGCCTTTCTGAGTGCCAGCAGTCACCAGGGGTTATATTTACAAAATTTATAAAGAAAAATATATTGGGTTACTGGGCCAGCATAGAGTGTACTCTAACAGCTGTCTGTAAATATTTCTCCCATGCTTATCCTTTCTAAAAGTATATCACAGGGTAAAGATAGCTTAAACGTGACAAGGAGCAAGCAGGACCAAGTAGCTGCAGGGACTACTAGCGTCTGTCTGTAGAGGAAGAAAGGcagtcaaacagacagacatacatacagacagacaggtttgtAGGCCAACAGACCAATAGTCAGAGACAGACAAATGGGCAGGCAGGCCAACAGACAAGGAAGGCAGTCGACAGATACCTGACAAAAAAAACTgacagatgaggaggggagtCTTTACTATGATATTATGTCATGGCTTAGTCTAGGCAGCTCTGACACTGAACTGACAAACAACTGAGGATCCCTGGTGTTGGGATGCTGCCTGGAAGGGACTGTTCTAGAATCTAAGcccgtgagtgtgcgtgtgtgtgagtgcatggagCATTTGTGTGTTATAGTGTTTGTTTTAGAGCATTTTTGTTAGTATGAGAAATTGTGTGTTagactattttttttattgtgtatgAATTGTATTGTGTATGCATACCCTATGTATTCATGTCTGTTTTAAAATCATGACTGTATTTTATGTTAGAGGCATGCCTCATCGTTTAAACCCTCGGATTCTCTGCTTGTTTGAACTAAGGTGGATGCCTCTCTATAGGTCTGACTGAGATTGACGGCAGGAAAGTTCAGAGTTCGCCTCCCTGGCAGGGCTATAAACAGACAGCGGGTCTTCAGCTCAGCTCTCTCTAACCAGCAGTAAGACGATCCTGCTTCAATTAGGCTCCCACGCTGCACAAAGGACCCCGGCATTGGACCATCACTCCCGGTCCTCCTAACACCAGTGACCTGACACGTGGGTCTCATTTGTTAGAACTTTTGGCCTTAAATTAGGACTTAAAGTTCTTTCCGAATAAGAGAAAGGGGATAAGAAAATAAAGGGGTACTTAAGCCCCGGGGCTGGATAATCATCGAGCGAAGATAAGCAACCGATCCTTCAAACAAACTGTCTTATTTTGTAACTTAATAGCAGCAAACGtatcataaaaaaagaaaaactaatTAAAGTGGAACACTTTCATTACCCCCTGAAGCGAGGGTGTTTCCCCCGAAGTACAAAAATGTGTTAACTTATAAATAATCAGATATTTACAAACTTGAAACTTCTAATTAAAGTAGGATACACTTAGTCAGTTCTCTTGCATAAAACTCCTTTTAAAAGTGCATCGTTTGGAGTCCCCCTCTTGCCCCTTCCGTGCTTAGCTTCAGTCTATTTCGGAGTCGCTCAGATTCTTGGCAAGAAATGCGTCACCGTCATGGCCGGTGATACTCGGTTTCCTCTTTTTGTTTTACCGGTCTTGCTCAGTCCGATGTACATCCCCGGGTACGCCACCGACTCATAGGCGTTGTAATTATTCGCCAAGAGTTTCTCTTTAAACTTGCACTCGTTGCTGTAATGAACCTGCAACAAAGGTGTTAGAGTAATTAATATTCAAACATGTATGAGCTTTTTTCGTTAGCCTACTTTGTGAATTAGCACAACACAGTACAGATTCCTAGGTTATAAGGAATATTCGAAATCATATAGCCTAGGCCTATTTAATGTTGTTAATGTCAAACTTTCCCTAATTACATCAAATCAATAGTGACGTTTTCGTTGACTTATTATCTCATTACACTTTTTTTTGTCTCTGCGTCATCTGTCTTAGGTGATGATAGGCCTATAAATGCGGGTGTCGCGTAAAAAACACAATGAAAGTAAAATTTTGAAAAATAGAGAgaacagagcaagagagaccgagaaagagacacacacagagattgtgtgtgtttgtgagtgtattTGTATATGTAGGTGGGTGGTCTTTGCGGCCAGTTCATCTTTGCGCAGGGAAGGACAGTAGGTGCGTGTGGTGGCTGGCAATGCCAGGAATGGAATGTGCGCCTGAATGATCTACTGCGCTACCGTTCCTGGGTTTATCCGGCCCACAACGAAAACACGGGCCGGCCCTGGAGGCATGCCATGACCGAGCTCAACAATGTGACGCGAGAGGGGCTGCCGGGTATCGCGGAGGGAGGGATCATTACAACTCAAATGGTGACATGTCATCGAGCAGGGCTACAACGATAAGAAACGTCAATGCCAGCGGAAATCAACCGTAAATCATCTCGTACACTCACAGATCCGTATAGCTTCCCTTTGCTGTTCATGGCCACGAACAGACCGCCCCGGACCCCGAACAGAGTCACGATTCCCCTCTCAACCGGGGATATCTCGAGCAGACCTGGAGGAAGGAACATGTTAAACAGTCAGGTTCACCTGCCCAAGCTCGCGCCACCGCCTGTGATCATCACCAGCTGATGGAGACGCAGCTTGATATCCATGAGATAATCACCCCCAACTTTCCTCCGCCAGCCCACTAAGACCTTATCCACTGACAGGTGTAGCCACTCAGTTTAGTGCAGTCGTGGATGTACGGATGAATACACCCTTATTTTGTTATGGTAAGGAGGATGAGTATCATTACCCACATCTTTGAattgaagaaaacaaacaaaaaaactaacaaacgtaagagagAAAATATTTCTGTCACCTTTACGCTACTGGTTAGGCAGATCATGATGACAGTCTCATCACCTAGACGGACATGCGCATCTGAGCTGGGATTGAAGGTTGTCTCGCttctaaaatgtttttcttttatgACGACGAGGCGTTCAAAGAGAATCTATGTAATGTATCTCCCTTGAATTTTATGCTGCGTCTCAAAATAGGCGAAGGCAACACAAAACAACCTCTAAGTTCCCAGACTGGCCGCCTGTCCTGTCCAGAGgcctgtgtctcacacaggAAAAGCTCTACTTgccacaaaacaaataaataatgagTGTTATTCTTTGTGTCTGCAAATGTCTTAGAATATGACAGTGTCTGGGGCGGACGTTAATTAGGCTGGTTGGGACAAGGGGTTAATCTACCGGAACAGATGCGTCTATCTCCGTCCCCTCGGTTTGGACCTTGGCTCGGCTCCCATCTGGCTCTAGTTTCAAACAGCGCTTTCAGGAGTGGAAAGCACCCATATAGGCCCTAATGTAACATTCCAGATGTGTGGGTCAATGGTCATATGTGACATCTCAGAGGATGCTTGTTTACCTGAACATAGCCTTCAATGTCAGTGAACAGTGTCTCGGTCTGCGATACCTCATCTGAACATAACCCTGATGAGACAGAGCTATCAACAGACGTCTGATGCTTAAATCTTTATGACAGCGGCTGATCTCACTCAATCAACACTGATACACATCATGTAGCATTCCTCATATGCCAACGAATTTAGCCTATGTCACAAAACGTGTCCACAAATAATGCTTTGTCATGGAGGCCTATACATTTAATTAGGCAAGTCTATCAGATTCattaaaataagttatatttaTTTGCAGAAAGTCTCAAACAAGAATTTGCATATATTTGGAAGTCACGTTAAAATAAATGATCGGCCTATCATGATAACAACCTCAAGGACAAGTATCATATCAAGCCAGAAAGGACACCTTTGTGTCACATTTCATTAAATATAATAATGACAACGCTCCAAGCAAACTTACTGTATCGATTTTCGTTGTGCACTCCAGTTATCCTCCCGTCTGGTAGCACTTGAATATGAAACCCAATGCCCACGTTGCAGTAAAGGCGACGTAGCCGTTTAATGCCCATAAGATAGTCGCTGTCCCGGTTAATCTCACGCTTCTCTCCGGGGATACGAGCCAAAGAGCGCGAGTAAAGGGTCTCCCAGTGTCGTTCCAACGTGCCGTTCAGCCTTCCCGGGAAGGGTGGAGCGCGCACCAGACTGGCCATGAGCCCTAGAACCAGTATTGGTAGAAGGGCCATCCTGACCAACACGGTAGCACACAGTCTGTTCAGGGACTGTACGGAACTATAAATATCTCCCCTGTGCCGGCCTTTACGTTGAACTCCAAAGAAGAAAAAACGAAAGAATAAAAAATACCAGCTACAATAGCTCATTCCAAGACGAAGATGCGTGTTTTATTTTAAGTTTGGAGAGACAGTGATCCGTGGTTAGTAGTACTGTCCATTCCTTTGTAAAGTGTACACACTCACGCCTGACTTGTTTTGGGTCCAAGGATAAGTTGAGAAGTGTTGGCCGTCTGGGCAAGCGCGACTCAGCCATGCCGCTGCTCCCTCGCCGACGATATTTATATCTGCAGTTAAATTACATCACGGCTCGACTCCTGCATCACGGGGCTGTATTCTCagccactcaaacacacagagacccatAATGCGCGCACGTACATTCGGTGCATACGGAGGGAGCGAAATGTCAAAACCTCTTTgcagagaaaaaaacacatttgacaATGTTCACCCAGATTAGAGCAGTCGCAAGACTGTGGGAAGTTTTAAATAGAAATAATGGTCCTTATCTTACAGAAAAGTCAGAAAATAGTTTTGGAAACGTAGAATAGAGACATTGCAGTTTGCCTCTTTGTGTAAAGCTTCCTTCATTATCAGGCAAGAATAAAATAATTTATGTATGGGAGGATGTAAAATCGGAAATAGTTAAGTTAACATAGCGTGGTGTCGGACAGGAGACAGTTCTTTAAATGAACAATaacaggaaaaaaacaaaagttGAATTCAACGAAATGGAAAAAAACGAATAAGACTGTTcgagaaaaaggagaaaaaatgaACCCGGATCTTAAAGAGAACAATGGTGAGACTAAATAGAATGTTGCACGGCTGATAGATGCTGTGTCTGATAGTCTGCAGGGGAAAGATAATGGCAAAATAAGTTTGTTGATCTGTCCTCATTGTTGTCTGATAGCCTGACTGCTGCCGAGGCCCTCTGGTTGCCAGAGGGACATGCCCGTCTGTCCTGACACACCTGCTGCTGTGTTACACACATTACCCACAGATATCATAATATTAGGCCTAATCAACATGGCAATTTCTTTGTTAGCGAGTTAATTTTTTGATTGAACTAATCTGATTGACTGTTGAGTAAAACATTTAtataaatgtttttgtcttAATTTAGGGTGGATAATAAACTGAAATGTATCCACGCAGTCACATGCAATTCCACAGAATGACAGCCAAAAGTGTCCgttttgtttaggtctttatTCGTTTCCATCAAATTTCGTCATCTTTCACCGCCTATTCAAGTTACCCAATATGtatcaaaagaaacaaaaagcgTTGGAACTCCTCGGTGGGTCCCGTTCCCGACAAGCTAGTGATCCGCATGGAGACGTTTTCTCACGTTCACGTTTGGCTAATCCTCAATATAGAACAACATTCCCATCTCGGCCGCACAGGGGAGGTTTAAAAACTGTCAGGTTTGAGAGCTTCAACCTTTAGCTCGGCGACCCGCCAGGCAAGGTTCGCTGCGTCACTAAATGTTGCGTGCTGATTTCATATGAGACGCGCCTTTTTCAGGCGGTCCATTTGATCTTTTCTGTGTCCGCGTGTTAGTTCGCAGAGGGTCAGGCGTGATCAAAAAGCTAA harbors:
- the fgf4 gene encoding fibroblast growth factor 4; its protein translation is MSYCSWYFLFFRFFFFGVQRKGRHRGDIYSSVQSLNRLCATVLVRMALLPILVLGLMASLVRAPPFPGRLNGTLERHWETLYSRSLARIPGEKREINRDSDYLMGIKRLRRLYCNVGIGFHIQVLPDGRITGVHNENRYSLLEISPVERGIVTLFGVRGGLFVAMNSKGKLYGSVHYSNECKFKEKLLANNYNAYESVAYPGMYIGLSKTGKTKRGNRVSPAMTVTHFLPRI